TTCCATTTTCTTCTGTAAGTTTGAACCATATTGCTACTGAAGAAAATGGCAATTGAGCAGCACAGTGATGTGGAGAGTGGACatgacaacaacaacaacaataataataataataatgggcTTCAGGATTTGCAAGAGCCCTTCATTGAGCAAGGGAAGAAGGATGTTTCCTGCAAAGATGTTGAATCTAATACAACAATGGTGGAACATGGATCCATTGGAATGGTTCTGCTCAGCACATTTGTTGCTGTCTGTGGTTCTTTTTCATTTGGAACTTGTGTGagtatacataatatatatatatatttaagaaATAGCACTAATAGATGGATGTACAAAACAGGAACATGTGTTGTTATGTTTAAGTGATTATTTTGGCAGGTGGGATATACAGCACCTACTCAAGCAGCTATCAGGGAAGATCTTAATCTATCCCTTGCTCAGGTTGGTACTAtaatcttctcttctttcattGACACTTATATCATGCTGTTTGAACTTTGAAATATTAGAAAAACTAATTCTGTTTCGTGGGGATGGCAGTTTTCCATGTTTGGTTCTTTAGTAACCATTGGTGCAATGCTTGGGGCTGTAACAAGTGGCCGAATTACCGATTTCATTGGCCGGAAAGGGGTATGTGAAATCTAAATTCCAAATAAGTTTATGCAGTTCATAAGGGactttaaattttgataaacaATCCTTGGTTCTCATGGGAAACAGGCAATGAGAATGTCAACAGCATTTTGCATAACAGGATGGTTAGCCCTCTTCTTCTCAAAGGTATGCATCTCATGCAATATGTAAATCCATCTCCTAAATAAAATGTTATCAAATTTGAAATGAGCTTCAATTTGTTATTTTGTTTGCTTCAGGATCCTTACTCACTCGACTTTGGAAGATTTTTCACAGGATATGGAATTGGAGTTATCTCATATGTGGTAATTAACTATAGTATATTATAATATTGatcaatatttttcttttcctaatTAGAAGCTTTGATAGAAAGCTATATCTTATGTTAGCAAAATGGAACAGGTTCCTATATATATAGCTGAAATAGCACCAAAGAATCTTCGAGGTGGACTTGCAACAACAAATCAGGTGGGAAAACATTAAGAATGATCATATTACTTGTTTGATTAAACTGTTGAAGCACACCATTGGAGTGAATTTTGGTCTTAACTGCAATTGTATTGCAGCTTATGATTGTTATTGGAGCTTCAGTCTCATTCTTAATAGGAAGTGTCATAACTTGGAGACAACTAGCTCTAGCAGGTAAACCATAATTAATACCATTAGCTTTAGagtttaattttctgcataaggACTGCTGTGAAAAAAAAGGGTCTAACTTGAAGGGTTTGGTTTGAAAATTGAAGGACTTGTTCCATGCATTTGCTTGCTGACTGGTTTGTGGTTTATCCCTGAGTCCCCTAGATGGCTGGTAAGCATTGAGATACATTAGTACAATCTTAAAGAGAGTGATGCAAAATTGtagattaataattaaaagtatatatattttttcaggCGAAAGTTGGTCTTGAAAAGGAATTTCAAGGAGCATTAAGGAGACTTCGGGGAAAAAATGTTGATACTTCTCAAGAAGCTGAAGAAATTCTTGTACTTTCTTAACTCCAATCATTAACTTATTGAACATGGTTAAAATGTTTCTTAATCAAGTTGATATGCTTGATCATCTGAGCTCACTTTTCTCAACTCATTTTCCTTATAGGATTATATTGAAACTCTTCAAAGCCTTCCTAAAACCAAGCTTCTGGATTTGTTCCAAAGCAAACATGTGCGATCTGTAGTGGTAAGTGGCATAATGTTCATACATACcaatttttgtatatttactCAAAGATTTCTAACTGTTTGTGATGACTTTAGATTGGGGTTGGATTAATGGTGTGCCAACAATCTGTTGGAATTAATGGTATTGGATTTTACACAGCTGAGACTTTTGTAGCAGCCGGTAAGTAAATATATGCAGTGGATGCATGCTGATTTTGAAAAACCAATATAATCTTCTGTGTAATTAATCTCCTATAACTTTATTTCCAGGACTTTCTGCTGGCAAAGTTGGTACCATAGCCTATGCATGTATGCAGGTTCCATTCACTGTATTGGGAGCTATTTTAATGGATAAGTCTGGAAGAAAACCACTGATAATGGTAAATGTTGAACAATACATTTCATTCCATAAAATGAAGAAtcagaattttttattttgatgccTAATTGATATACTTGTAGGTTTCTGCATTTGGGACATTTTTAGGCTGCTTCATCACTGGAATTGCCTTCTTTCTCAAGGCAAGTCTtaaatttcatatatatatatatatatatatatatatatatatatatatataccaaatcTCTTGGAGTGTATATCTTATTTAGTTCTGAAACTCTGACTTGTGACTTCATGAATCAGGATCAAAGCTTATTGCTCGAGTGGGTACCGGTGTTAGCAGTGGCCGGCGTGATGGTGCGTCTTCTTTAAAATATTGATCCCTTCTCCCATGGAACTCTTGTTCTTTAAGCTCATATTCTCACCATCCTTTTGCCTCTGCTTGTTAACAGATATATGTAGCAGCATTTTCAATTGGATTGGGACCAGTTCCTTGGGTGATAATGTCTGAGGTATGTGTCATTCACTTGACACAACATAAACTTGAATGGTCTTGTCTTGTAACATGTTCAGCAAATATAAGATTCTAACTAATACTATATTTCATACTGCAGATCTTTCCCATACATGTGAAGGGAACAGCTGGGAGCTTGGTGGTTTTGGTTAACTGGCTAGGAGCTTGGGTAGTTTCATATACTTTCAACTTCCTAATGAGTTGGAGTTCTCCTGGTAAGCATAATCTTAGTTTCAAATAATTGTCTATTTGAATAAAATGGCATGTGTGTAAATTCTTGGAAATGTAGGTTTAAATTATAATGATTCCTGTGCAAATTCTGATAAATATAAGTAAAAATGATGTGTTTCATATATGCAAATTCTTATAAATATGGGTataaagtataaattattattagttcaaaataataatatttgctTGTCATGTAATATTacttatgtatttatattttaaagaaaaaaataggctacagatacatatatatatatatatatatatatatatatatatatatatatatatatatatatatatatatatattattaagtGCGGATCTCAAAAGATAAGTTGACAAAAAACAAGTACCATACAACACATAGATTAAAGAATTAATGTCTCTAAATGTAAATTCTTGCGTCCGAATTCATTGATTTCTCTTTGTATCAGATAATTTAACATGAAGAGAGGAAATAATTAGCATTTGTATTTTGTTCATCTAACTCTAGATGGTAACATATATTGCCATTTCTTTTGGGCAGGTACTTTGTTTTTGTATGGTGGATGTTCCCTCTTAACTGTTGTATTTGTAGCAAAGTTTGTACCAGAAACCAAGGGAAAAACGCTGGAGGAAATACAGTCATGCATTAATTATTCATAGAGATAATAACTTAGGGATAATAACGTCCGGACTTGTGGTAGCTTAAGCCAAAAATCATATCACAATGATGTTGTGCAATTATTGCTGTTATGGATAGGATCGGCATTGCCAAATAAGGCACCAAGTTACAGAATATATGGATGACATTGTGCACCAGAGATAGAATAAGTTGATACTTACTAATGTATTCTGTCCATTACTCCATTATATTTTACTAGTAGTAGCTTATTATAGAATAATTTCACATTATTCAAGCATGAAAATCAGGTGTCGTTTCACATTTAGTTCTTAAGGATCAAATCTAGACCATTATCTTTAAACAAATCAAATAACTATCATTTGTGTTAGCCTATTTAagtattttagtttttaatcaattatttatttgattatatacTGACAGCATATATAGCAACAAAAGTACTGTTATTAACATAATTTATTCAAACTTCTAAACCATAAATATTAAGGAACAGACTCATTATTCATTAACACTTTGTACAACTTTTTTAATCCTACAATAAACAAATCAACCATCTAATCCTACAATATCATAATATCTTTAACTAAGAAAAACAATCATAGCCAAATTGCAAAATAATATGGATGAAAAAGTTTTGATATAAAGGAAAGGATAATCAAAAAACATGTCAGCAGTCCACCTCTTGCTAGGATCATTCATAAAGCACTTTTCTAGAAAATCATAATAGAAAAAACTGATTCCTTTCGACTTCTTTGGTGATAGTTCAAGATATTCAACGAAGAACCTCAAATACTCCTTAGTACACAAAAAACTCACCCATACAAGCAATCTAATCAGCATTTCAATCACTATGCATCCAAGTGTCCATATATCCATCGGAACATCAATGTGACCGGAAAATGCCTCCGGCGACAAGTACAACGGTGTACCTCTAGGCTTGGACTTTCAAACCTCAACATATGCTTCCTCCTCTTTGGTCTTAGATAATCCGAAATCCGCAATTTTTAATTGATAGTTTGCACTTTCTTTGTCCAATGAAGGAAATAGAAAAATGTTCTCCGGCTTGAGGTCACAGTGGACGATTCCTTTAAGATGAATATGCGAAAGCCTTTTAACAATCCTGCGTGCATAGACACTCACGTCGGTCTCCGAGAGAGGTTTCTTGCGGATCAAGTCATCCAAAGAACCGTAAAGAGCATACTCTAATAGAATATTGTAAAAATAACGTCCGTGCTCTACGGTGGAATCAGTTCCAAAGTATCAAATGATTTCTTGGCAACCACCGCTTTCACCTTCACAACTGATTTAAAAActcgttcttctttcttcaGTGAGAATGCCAATTTGAAAATGCAATTCTTAACAATAATCAGGTTTGGTGTTTCTGTATCAATAACAATTGCAAAATAAACAGTGTCATAAGAACCTTCTCCAAGACCTTCAGTTTCTTTTATTGTAAACTACTCATCtatgattgattttttttactcCTGTATCAACATCAAATATTACATACAATCatcaaataatattatttattaatatataattttttaaatacctGTAGGCTAATTTTTGTGGATTATGAACCaagttttgtgttttattaattattactaaGTTCGTTACTTTGTGctatttatattaattagttGTATCattgaaaattatataaaatctattttttgtgtttttaataTTGTCATTATCTTATAAACATctataaaacaaaatttaaataaaactttGTTATATATTAGGACAATATATAGgaagataatttttaaaataaaaatcaggTGTCATTTCcaattatcttttatattttttgatatCATAGAGAAGAATGCCAAAACAAGTCAATTGGTATAGGTACAATTATCatcatttgtttttttattattttttgtattaattttatattgaatATTAATATTCCTTGTATGAATTACATTTGCTATAAATTTAAGTATGCCCCTATGTTTGTGTTGATTACATATATATTCTAATAATTTGATACTTGGACTCTAATTAATTAGTCCAAATGGACTAGGAGATGTCTATAAAGTTCTTCGGGAAGAGTTTCTGAAAGTAAAACTTGGCGATgagaaatttatttttcaacaaTCATAAATAATGAAAGTCACTGTGTTCTTTATTGCCGTTAAAAAATATTCTGCATTTCTGGCATATATTAAATGATGTTATCTACTAAAATGATAAAATTCTTGTTGttgcaaaaaaatattttagtcaaTACTACTCAATTATGCTAGTATGTAACATAAAAGTATAGAacattatattttaatttatgtattggaattcgGATAGGGTAGTCTTTTCTAATCCAATAGTATTCATATTTGTAAACTCTACAATGTTATAATTTCTAATTTACTAAGAAGGTGGATAgattaaaaatgaaaattttcatttaaataatatcactttcaaattcataacCATGGTAGAATTAGTATTCTTAATAGTGGATTAATGAAAGTAAGAATGCATATTATATTCTAGCAattatacatacatatattatgtttttttataaaataattatatattaattttacatattatttcttatattaaaaaaatttatatttcatataattaatatatttattttaattaaaaattaaaattataaattttaatcatatccGATGCATGATAAAGATTATTAGACTTAATTtgttgataaataaaaaataaatatgatgaTTATTTTGACTCTTTTTTgtaaataagaagaaaatcaaaACCAATTAAAAAATCAACTAACAAAAAATTGTACATctaatcaaatttgaaaagtt
Above is a genomic segment from Arachis stenosperma cultivar V10309 chromosome 1, arast.V10309.gnm1.PFL2, whole genome shotgun sequence containing:
- the LOC130936819 gene encoding sugar transporter ERD6-like 16, with protein sequence MAIEQHSDVESGHDNNNNNNNNNNGLQDLQEPFIEQGKKDVSCKDVESNTTMVEHGSIGMVLLSTFVAVCGSFSFGTCVGYTAPTQAAIREDLNLSLAQFSMFGSLVTIGAMLGAVTSGRITDFIGRKGAMRMSTAFCITGWLALFFSKDPYSLDFGRFFTGYGIGVISYVVPIYIAEIAPKNLRGGLATTNQLMIVIGASVSFLIGSVITWRQLALAGLVPCICLLTGLWFIPESPRWLAKVGLEKEFQGALRRLRGKNVDTSQEAEEILDYIETLQSLPKTKLLDLFQSKHVRSVVIGVGLMVCQQSVGINGIGFYTAETFVAAGLSAGKVGTIAYACMQVPFTVLGAILMDKSGRKPLIMVSAFGTFLGCFITGIAFFLKDQSLLLEWVPVLAVAGVMIYVAAFSIGLGPVPWVIMSEIFPIHVKGTAGSLVVLVNWLGAWVVSYTFNFLMSWSSPGTLFLYGGCSLLTVVFVAKFVPETKGKTLEEIQSCINYS